GGCCGTCGGGATGGAGGCGCAGTCGGCGAGCAGGCTGTACTGCCAGAAGGCCCACACGTAGTCGAGCACGACGGCCTCGTAGGCCTTGTCGAGGTTGCCGACGGTGGTGAAGGTCCAGCCGTTCTCGGCCGCGGCCACGGCGTACTTGGCCTCCAGCGGCTCGCGGCGCACGAGCGCCTCGCGCTGGACCGCGTTCAGCTTGTCGCGGCACTCCTTGGTGCCGACCTTGGCGAAGAACCGGTCGTAGGCCGAGTCCTCCTTGTTGACGACGTCGTTCGGCGCGACGTACGCGACGACGCCGTCCATGTCGCGGGGGTAGAAGCGCTCGTAGTAGGTCGCCGTCATACCGCCCTTGCTGCCGCCCGTGGCCAGCCAGTTCTTCTTGTAGATCTTCTTCAGGGCGACGAAGACCCGGTGCTGGTCGCTGGCGGCCTGCCAGATGTCCAGGTTCGCCCAGTTGGCCGGGTCGGGCCGGGAGGGCGTGAAGAATCGATACTCCAGGGACACCTGGTTGCCGTCGACGATGGTCGTCGGCTCACTGCGGCGCGGGCTGGTGCTGACGTTGTAGCCGGAGGTGAAGAACACCGACGGCCGCGAGACGTCCTTGTGCAGAAGGGTCAGGCGCTGCTTGAAGGTGCCCTTCCACGGCTGCCGGTGGTCCACCGGCTGCTCGTAGTTCAGTACGAAGAAGCGGTAGCCGGGGTACGGCTTCTCCTCGA
Above is a genomic segment from Streptomyces sp. NBC_01233 containing:
- a CDS encoding aminopeptidase, which encodes MRKTLGWLLSLVVLIGTMGAAGSTAQAATAAQPSAATDIKDQILGIPGMSLIEEKPYPGYRFFVLNYEQPVDHRQPWKGTFKQRLTLLHKDVSRPSVFFTSGYNVSTSPRRSEPTTIVDGNQVSLEYRFFTPSRPDPANWANLDIWQAASDQHRVFVALKKIYKKNWLATGGSKGGMTATYYERFYPRDMDGVVAYVAPNDVVNKEDSAYDRFFAKVGTKECRDKLNAVQREALVRREPLEAKYAVAAAENGWTFTTVGNLDKAYEAVVLDYVWAFWQYSLLADCASIPTAATAGDQEIWDTIDAISGFSAYADQGLETYTPYYYQAGTQLGSPDIKQPHLGNLSRYGYQPPRNFVPRDIPMTFQQGAMADVDKWVRNNADQMLFVYGQNDPWGAEPFHLGYGVRDSHVMIAPGANHGANVAKLQDGEKTLATAKILQWAGVAPAATIADESKAAPLAAADAQLDQQGLEREPQLRP